A genomic segment from Torulaspora delbrueckii CBS 1146 chromosome 3, complete genome encodes:
- the NUP159 gene encoding FG-nucleoporin NUP159 (similar to Saccharomyces cerevisiae NUP159 (YIL115C); ancestral locus Anc_2.253): MSVVGEEVSTETSEDFGFKKLGQATILPSYNEKLPYTSLQNLDISNEKCRYVATSGGKVVIGDLQSLREFIQNDENTEISFLWERELKDVMMVKFSVSEDVVIVCKDGSVYTVDQNSLNDPKNIYKFDKALSQAQLFQSSLLAITIDDQLFSYNLAQSSLSSSIADNLASFDIMDNELYLLLDDYSVQVKNLQNNHETIKKLSAPQELMDEFHDQYHPNIIKVLNKNQLLLVFGEKVSETDEDVMYDHKFFIVDHSADQPTFSESFDMTPAFGSVLRYPTSYNIRIQEPVPEYEVINVLASACSSEVTIWDSKEVIQPSQDSERAVLPISKTTDNDTNPIGVSLDVSTHGVITDPCPGVDKIDRLPLIYILNDEGNLQIVGLYHSSAIKSGNFSVPNVEEASSRTIEQKTSTTSISDKDSGSVSLSDLSLGSKKETTDVDEAKSTDNDNSSSGFEMQSSNKAESKPLFGSSVSDAPTSEVPNKKDDSAAQPFSIYGNKAAFGAPAFGTPAFGTPAFGASDAKPAFGQTSFGSSDTKSAFGAPAFGTLDSKSPFGAPSFGSSDSKPAFGTPSFGGSGFGALSFGSSDSKPTFGNPSFGGSDSKPGFGAPSFGSSDSKPTFGNPSFGGSDSKPTFGNPSFGGSDSKPAFGAPSFGSSDTKSAFGGPAFGSSDTKASFGAPSFESADSKPAFGTPSFGGSDSKPAFGAPSFGNLNSKPTFGKPAFGSSALSTIDKKVQNEQSPFANSTFSKFAGENPFTSKKNERSPFASLSGDEGEKQTSSPFKLDTTQSPFAKLEASKADTELFNLKSKLATASEQEFKSNDVTADEISATENEVESESEPDSHSGSEESDFQKNVQGESSAETATFEPKGKEIEHAMPSRKSTEAADDTQDNTNSDLSDSTIEQTPSVQVQPAKAGYSDSSISAITARIKAGAKVSSDDLKLNQFEEPKFTDQTRGNSPFSAFANNLDKASPSGFSFAKISAGNEGSEDSKPKEALTENRKGESLSESLTESAAEMEEESASDASGVSEEKSSAVDATPYADDKDSQRKEDREEEANESEQQRTGMTDEPEEFTSKEIQEAIASDVDGSQGGDVAPREDLIKTPNSESLEKADSAREESYDALDDVTQGELEAAMGGAQLVEDDDEQNTADKAVPTSDYKPQEKVVVTQGVQAPEVSDNACQTVSPASCDFEVQTFQNEESYVATQHKPKPVPSYFTGANITQLQYSSSDPIMKSIEKTYQVVSAEMSVLRENASKMNEFMVDQSTRYLENRSKKTISNIYTWRIPESEQLQAIITEETKPFVDKLQKIEKLQQDLAKLELNDTKPLKEELRKAKTEYYQCETLDCNPELGELKYHQLKMQHELRQKMSKLTEKFEHVEELVQILKLCTVENQRIQDNPYVSKLVKDSARRQNLLDEIVSLREEIHALNSTSRAVHAPEKSSTGYSVGKEEIQSAPVVELGLQLSTKQQLGEYLKKQRKIPGA; the protein is encoded by the coding sequence ATGAGTGTAGTTGGTGAAGAGGTGAGTACCGAAACCTCGGAGGATTttggtttcaagaaacttggtCAAGCCACTATTTTACCATCTTACAATGAAAAACTGCCCTATACTTCACTACAAAACCTCGATATCTCCAATGAAAAGTGCCGTTATGTGGCTACTTCCGGTGGCAAAGTAGTCATCGGGGATCTACAATCACTAAGGGAATTCATTCAGAATGATGAGAATACCGAGATATCGTTTCTTTGGGAAAGAGAATTGAAAGACGTGATGATGGTCAAGTTTTCAGTAAGTGAAGACGTTGTAATAGTCTGCAAAGATGGGTCCGTATACACTGTCGATCAGAATAGCTTAAACGATCCAAAAAACATTTATAAGTTCGATAAGGCACTTTCACAAGCACAACTATTCCAATCGAGCTTGCTTGCAATAACCATTGACGATCAACTCTTTAGTTACAACCTGGCCCAGTCTTccctttcttcatcaatagcGGATAATCTGGCATCATTCGATATTATGGATAATGAGCTGTACCTGCTATTAGACGATTACTCAGTGCAGGTTAAGAATCTCCAAAACAACCATGAGACAATTAAGAAGCTTTCGGCTCCTCAAGAGCTAATGGACGAGTTTCATGACCAGTATCAtccaaatatcatcaaagtaTTGAACAAGAATCAGCTGCTGCTTGTTTTTGGTGAGAAGGTCTCAGAAACAGACGAAGATGTCATGTACGATCacaaatttttcatagTGGATCATTCGGCTGATCAGCCAACTTTCAGTGAATCTTTCGACATGACTCCCGCTTTTGGTTCTGTCTTGCGGTATCCTACATCCTACAATATACGCATACAAGAGCCAGTCCCGGAATACGAGGTTATCAACGTACTGGCTTCGGCTTGCTCCAGTGAAGTTACGATCTGGGATTCTAAAGAGGTCATTCAACCATCACAGGACAGCGAAAGAGCAGTACTTCCGATAAGTAAGACTACAGATAACGACACTAACCCAATCGGTGTGTCCCTCGACGTTAGCACGCATGGTGTCATAACAGATCCTTGTCCTGGAGTTGATAAGATTGATAGACTGCCGCTGATTTACATTCTAAACGACGAAGGTAATCTACAAATCGTGGGGCTATACCACTCATCAGCTATCAAAAGCGGTAACTTCAGTGTTCCGAACGTGGAAGAGGCTTCCTCAAGAACTATAGAACAAAAAACTAGTACTACCTCAATTTCTGATAAAGATAGCGGGTCTGTGTCTTTAAGTGACCTGAGTCTTGGaagcaagaaagaaacaacagatgttgatgaagcaAAGTCCACCGACAACGATAATAGTTCTTCCGGCTTTGAAATGCAATCCTCGAATAAGGCCGAGTCAAAGCCATTGTTCGGCTCATCGGTAAGCGATGCACCAACTAGCGAAGTTCCAAATAAGAAAGATGATTCTGCCGCCCAGCCGTTCAGCATCTATGGTAATAAAGCGGCGTTTGGCGCACCAGCATTTGGAACACCTGCATTCGGCACACCTGCATTTGGCGCTTCGGATGCAAAGCCAGCTTTTGGTCAAAcatcttttggaagctCTGATACAAAGTCAGCATTTGGCGCACCAGCATTCGGCACCTTGGATTCTAAATCACCATTTGGTGCaccatcttttggaagctCCGATTCGAAACCAGCTTTTGGCACCCCGTCTTTCGGAGGCTCTGGATTTGGAGCACTATCATTTGGTAGTTCTGATTCTAAACCAACATTTGGTAACCCATCTTTCGGAGGCTCCGATTCAAAACCTGGATTTGGAGCACCATCATTTGGTAGTTCGGATTCTAAACCAACATTTGGTAACCCATCTTTCGGAGGCTCCGATTCAAAACCAACATTTGGTAACCCATCTTTCGGAGGCTCCGATTCAAAACCTGCATTTGGAGCACCATCTTTCGGGAGCTCTGATACAAAGTCAGCATTTGGCGGACCAGCGTTTGGCTCCTCGGATACTAAAGCATCTTTCGGTGCaccatcttttgaaagcGCTGATTCTAAACCCGCTTTTGGCACGCCATCATTCGGAGGCTCGGATTCAAAACCTGCCTTCGGTGCACCATCATTTGGGAATTTAAACTCGAAGCCTACATTTGGTAAACCTGCATTTGGTTCTAGTGCTTTAAGTACTATCGACAAGAAAGttcaaaatgaacaaaGCCCCTTTGCCAATTCCACATTTAGTAAGTTCGCAGGCGAAAACCCATTTACTTCTAAAAAGAATGAACGATCGCCATTTGCTAGCTTGAGCGGGGATGAAGGCGAAAAGCAGACATCATCACCTTTTAAGTTGGATACTACGCAATCACCATTTGCTAAACTTGAAGCTAGCAAAGCAGATACAgagcttttcaatctcaaaaGCAAGCTGGCAACCGCATCTGAACAGGAGTTCAAATCGAATGATGTTACAGCTGATGAAATCAGTGCAACAGAAAATGAGGTTGAATCTGAGTCTGAACCTGACTCACACAGTGGGAGTGAAGAATCTgattttcaaaaaaacGTTCAAGGTGAAAGCAGTGCAGAAACAGCTACTTTCGAGCCTAAAGGTAAGGAAATAGAACATGCGATGCCATCACGGAAGAGTACGGAGGCGGCGGATGATACGCAAGACAATACAAATTCAGACCTATCTGATTCGACTATTGAGCAAACTCCTTCGGTGCAAGTACAACCTGCGAAAGCAGGTTATTCAGACTCATCTATCTCAGCAATCACTGCTCGCATCAAAGCGGGAGCAAAGGTATCTAGTGATGATCTAAAATTAAACCAGTTTGAAGAGCCAAAATTTACGGATCAAACAAGAGGGAACTCTCCATTTTCAGCGTTCGCTAATAATTTGGATAAGGCTTCTCCTTCGGGATTCTCTTTCGCTAAGATTTCTGCTGGCAATGAAGGAAGTGAGGATAGCAAGCCAAAGGAGGCTTTAACGGAGAACAGAAAAGGAGAGTCACTATCTGAATCACTGACTGAAAGTGCTGCTGAGATGGAGGAGGAATCCGCATCAGATGCTTCAGGTGtttctgaagaaaaaagcTCTGCTGTTGACGCAACTCCATATGCGGATGACAAGGACTCTCAACGTAAGGAAGATCGcgaggaagaagcaaaTGAAAGTGAACAGCAGAGAACCGGGATGACTGATGAGCCAGAGGAGTTTACTTCAAAAGAAATACAAGAAGCTATCGCTTCTGATGTTGATGGTTCTCAAGGTGGTGACGTTGCTCCTCGTGAGGACCTCATAAAAACTCCTAACAGCGAGAGCTTGGAGAAGGCAGATTCGGCTCGGGAAGAGTCTTACGACGCCCTTGATGATGTTACACAGGGAGAACTTGAAGCGGCCATGGGCGGTGCTCAGTTAGTGGAAGACGACGATGAGCAGAACACTGCCGACAAGGCGGTTCCCACCAGCGATTACAAGCCTCAAGAAAAAGTTGTTGTCACGCAAGGCGTACAGGCCCCTGAAGTTTCTGACAATGCCTGCCAGACTGTTTCACCTGCATCTTGCGATTTCGAAGTACAAACATTTCAGAACGAGGAATCATATGTGGCTACGCAACACAAACCGAAGCCCGTTCCATCCTACTTCACAGGTGCAAATATCACTCAATTGCAATACAGCTCAAGTGATCCAATCATGAAATCTATCGAGAAAACATACCAGGTTGTATCTGCAGAAATGTCTGTGCTACGAGAAAACGCCAGCAAGATGAACGAATTCATGGTGGATCAGTCAACTCGCTACTTAGAGAACAGAAGCAAGAAGACGATCTCTAATATATATACATGGAGAATTCCGGAATCAGAACAGCTTCAGGCCATCATCACCGAGGAGACAAAGCCAtttgttgataaattgcaaaagatcGAGAAGCTACAGCAGGatttggccaaattggaGTTGAACGATACAAAACCATTAAAAGAAGAACTGCGAAAGGCCAAAACCGAATACTATCAATGCGAAACACTTGACTGTAACCCAGAGCTGGGGGAACTCAAGTATcaccaattgaagatgcAACATGAACTGCGTcaaaaaatgtcaaagCTGACAGAGAAGTTTGAGCACGTTGAAGAGTTGGTTCAGATCCTTAAGCTGTGTACTGTAGAGAATCAGCGGATTCAAGACAACCCGTATGTCAGTAAATTGGTCAAAGACTCCGCAAGACGGCAAAACCTCCTGGATGAGATAGTAAGTCTACGCGAAGAGATTCATGCTTTGAACTCAACCAGCAGGGCAGTACATGCACCAGAGAAAAGTTCTACTGGCTATTCTGTAGGCAAGGAGGAAATTCAATCTGCGCCAGTGGTTGAACTAGGTTTGCAACTCAGTACCAAGCAACAACTTGGTGAATATCtaaagaagcaaagaaagatccCAGGTGCGTGA
- the HIS5 gene encoding histidinol-phosphate transaminase (similar to Saccharomyces cerevisiae HIS5 (YIL116W); ancestral locus Anc_2.252), which translates to MTFDLSKIVRPKIYNLEPYRCARDDYKEGVLLDANENANGPVPRDLAGLNLHRYPDPHQIEFKTAMANYRNRTSSFKDITPLTAENLCLGVGSDESIDAIIRATCVPGKEKIMAMPPTYGMYSVCASVNDVEIVKCPLVTSDNSFQVDTEAVLDTLKKDPLIKLVFITSPGNPTGAKIETSRIEKILQNWDQGILVVDEAYIDFCGGSTAPLVNKYPNICTLQTLSKSFGLAGIRVGMTFTSKEFAKVLNSMKAPYNISSITSEYALKAVEDDAFTAMEENAKAVNKEKQRLLKSLTSLDFVDDQYVGGIDSNFLLLRINKGDNKLAKALYRKLATESAVVVRFRGTELGCEGCLRITVGTPEENDILIREFAKQLKALASTC; encoded by the coding sequence ATGACTTTCGATCTATCCAAGATAGTTAGACCAAAAATTTACAACTTAGAACCATACCGTTGTGCTAGAGATGACTATAAGGAAGGTGTGCTATTAGATGCAAATGAGAATGCTAATGGCCCAGTGCCTAGGGATTTGGCCGGTTTAAATTTACACCGTTATCCAGACCCTCATCAGATTGAGTTCAAGACTGCCATGGCTAATTACCGTAATAGAACcagctctttcaaagatattaCACCATTGACTGCGGAAAATTTGTGTCTGGGAGTTGGGTCTGATGAAAGTATTGATGCGATCATTAGGGCCACTTGTGTTCCAGGTAAGGAGAAAATTATGGCTATGCCACCAACTTACGGCATGTATTCCGTCTGTGCTAGCGTCAATGACGTTGAAATCGTCAAATGTCCTTTAGTGACGAGCGATAATTCCTTCCAAGTCGACACTGAGGCTGTTTTGgatactttgaaaaaggatccattgatcaaattaGTCTTTATCACTTCTCCTGGTAATCCAACAGGAGCCAAGATTGAAACTTctagaattgaaaaaattctgCAGAACTGGGATCAAGGTATTCTGGTAGTCGACGAAGCATACATTGACTTCTGTGGTGGTTCAACCGCACCTTTGGTAAACAAGTACCCAAACATTTGTACTTTACAAACTTTATCCAAATCCTTTGGTTTGGCTGGTATTAGAGTTGGTATGACATTTACCTCCAAGGAATTTGCGAAAGTGCTCAACTCTATGAAAGCGCCATACAATATCTCCTCTATCACATCTGAATACGCTTTAAAAGCTGTCGAGGATGATGCTTTCACTGcaatggaagaaaatgcCAAGGCTGTCAATAAAGAGAAGCAACgtttgttgaagagccTAACTTCCTTAGATTTCGTTGATGATCAATACGTTGGTGGTATTGATTCCAATTTCCTGTTGTTAAGAATCAACAAAGGTGACAACAAATTGGCTAAGGCACTATACCGGAAATTGGCTACCGAATCTGCGGTGGTTGTCAGATTCAGAGGTACTGAATTAGGTTGCGAAGGTTGTTTAAGAATTACAGTCGGGACCCCAGAGGAAAATGACATTCTTATCAGAGAGTTCGCGAAGCAACTAAAAGCTTTGGCATCAACTTGTTAA
- the OCA2 gene encoding Oca2p (similar to Saccharomyces cerevisiae OCA2 (YNL056W); ancestral locus Anc_2.251), with product MGQRANYIPPLSFSPVVSTDVSLYRSGYPMPLNYAFIRDQLHLKTIIYVGEKDELSPEYAEFLEQEKIQFHRIYMDSCRDPDIQERMDQVLQLVLDVDNYPILIHSNKGKHRAGVVVGIIRKLLQGWSVAGIYQEYGIFSGGLKGEVDLEFITMFNTNLVVPRRKMPDFATFRPAASVERGKVDRLH from the coding sequence ATGGGACAACGGGCCAACTACATACCACCACTTAGTTTCTCTCCCGTGGTTAGCACGGATGTGTCCCTTTACAGATCGGGCTACCCTATGCCCTTAAACTATGCTTTCATCAGAGACCAATTGCACCTAAAGACTATCATCTACGTTGGTGAGAAGGATGAACTTTCGCCTGAATACGCAGAGTTTCTAGAGCAAGAAAAAATCCAGTTTCACAGGATCTACATGGACTCATGTCGTGATCCGGACATTCAAGAACGTATGGATCAAGTACTGCAGTTAGTGCTGGACGTCGATAACTACCCTATACTAATCCATTCGAACAAGGGCAAGCACCGCGCAGGCGTCGTTGTTGGCATCATTCGCAAGTTATTACAGGGTTGGTCTGTTGCAGGTATATATCAAGAGTATGGGATTTTCTCTGGTGGTCTAAAAGGTGAGGTAGATCTTGAGTTTATCACTATGTTCAACACCAATCTGGTTGTTCCAAGACGGAAAATGCCCGATTTTGCAACTTTTCGCCCAGCGGCGTCCGTAGAGCGAGGAAAAGTTGACAGGCTGCACTAA